Proteins co-encoded in one Bacteroidales bacterium genomic window:
- a CDS encoding GHMP kinase: MTFYSNGKFLITGEYLVLHGALSLAVPLGFGQSFEVRAVSRHSQISWKSFVLEKLWFNAEFSIPGFEIISTNDQPKAKFLSDLLVEANSLNPGFLGNSGGLDVVSKANFDISWGLGSSSTLISNIAYWFAINPFDLHFSISQGSGFDIACARSETPVLYQLINNQPTVTPVGFYPPFKDQIYFVYLGKKQRSDKSILQLTDRLISREKEISLISEITGKMVNASDLAGFNHLIDEHERIMANVLNLPPVKEIYFANHQGSVKSLGAWGGDFVMMTWEHGKKSLLDYLKRKGFDTVFGFDEIILHPASYNAEHNY, encoded by the coding sequence ATGACCTTTTATTCCAACGGCAAATTCCTGATCACGGGCGAATACCTTGTGTTACATGGTGCTTTGTCGTTAGCAGTGCCTCTTGGTTTTGGTCAGTCATTCGAAGTCAGGGCAGTAAGCCGTCACAGTCAAATTTCCTGGAAAAGTTTTGTCCTGGAAAAACTTTGGTTCAATGCTGAATTTTCCATCCCGGGATTTGAAATCATTTCGACCAACGACCAGCCAAAAGCCAAATTTTTATCTGATTTATTGGTTGAAGCAAACTCGTTGAATCCGGGTTTCTTAGGTAATTCTGGGGGACTCGATGTAGTGTCAAAGGCCAACTTTGATATTAGCTGGGGGCTGGGGAGCAGCTCTACGCTGATTTCAAATATTGCTTACTGGTTTGCTATTAATCCGTTTGATCTTCATTTCAGTATTTCGCAGGGCTCAGGTTTTGATATCGCTTGTGCACGCTCTGAAACTCCTGTTTTGTATCAGTTGATAAACAACCAGCCAACTGTAACTCCAGTCGGTTTTTATCCTCCTTTTAAAGATCAAATTTACTTTGTTTACCTTGGGAAAAAGCAGCGATCAGACAAAAGCATTTTACAATTGACCGATCGTTTAATTTCGAGGGAAAAGGAAATATCGCTGATTTCGGAGATTACGGGCAAAATGGTAAATGCGTCCGATTTAGCCGGGTTTAACCATTTGATTGATGAGCACGAGCGGATTATGGCCAATGTATTGAATTTGCCTCCGGTCAAAGAGATTTATTTTGCCAATCATCAGGGATCAGTCAAGTCGCTTGGCGCCTGGGGTGGTGATTTCGTGATGATGACCTGGGAACATGGGAAAAAAAGTTTGCTGGACTATCTTAAAAGGAAAGGTTTTGACACGGTGTTTGGTTTTGATGAGATAATACTCCATCCGGCCAGTTATAATGCTGAACATAACTATTAA
- a CDS encoding diphosphomevalonate decarboxylase has protein sequence MSDIKTEKIGRAAWQSPSNIALIKYWGKKGFQIPANASVSMTLSEATTQTIVDYRPANEPGQISFDFLFDGKPNPAFATKLKGYFETIVPELPFLTHYHFEIHSSNSFPHSAGIASSASAMSALALCLCSIEQQISNDMEAEDAAFFVKASHLARIGSGSAARSVYGGFVSWGKTPSITDSADEYATPLNKEIHPVFQHLKDSILIISKGEKKVSSRAGHGLMVRHPYAKARYIHAEKNLELLLQTLKTGNLNDFTAIVENEALTLHAMMMASNPGFLLTETGTLQVIGRISQFRLNTGIPVCFTLDAGPNVHLLYPEKDEIAVNAFIERELLVFCENDRMIDDKMGIGPKKL, from the coding sequence ATGTCAGATATAAAAACCGAAAAAATTGGCCGCGCGGCCTGGCAAAGCCCAAGTAACATTGCTTTAATCAAGTACTGGGGAAAAAAGGGATTTCAGATTCCGGCCAACGCTTCTGTAAGCATGACCCTGTCAGAAGCTACAACTCAAACAATCGTTGATTACCGGCCAGCAAATGAACCAGGGCAAATTTCCTTTGATTTTTTATTTGATGGAAAACCGAATCCGGCATTTGCTACAAAGTTGAAAGGATATTTTGAAACCATTGTTCCGGAGTTGCCATTTTTAACTCATTATCACTTCGAAATTCATTCTTCAAACTCCTTTCCCCACTCAGCCGGTATTGCCTCCTCAGCATCTGCAATGAGTGCACTGGCACTGTGCCTTTGCAGTATTGAGCAGCAGATCAGCAATGATATGGAAGCAGAAGATGCAGCATTTTTCGTAAAGGCATCTCATCTGGCGCGAATTGGATCGGGCAGTGCAGCGCGCAGCGTTTACGGAGGATTTGTCAGTTGGGGAAAAACACCTTCAATCACAGATTCCGCGGATGAATATGCGACACCACTCAACAAAGAAATCCATCCTGTTTTTCAACACCTTAAAGACAGCATACTCATTATAAGTAAGGGCGAAAAGAAAGTGTCAAGCCGTGCCGGACATGGTCTGATGGTCAGACATCCTTACGCAAAGGCAAGATATATCCATGCCGAAAAAAATCTTGAGTTGCTCCTTCAAACGCTAAAAACAGGAAACCTGAATGATTTTACAGCCATTGTCGAAAATGAAGCTTTAACTCTTCATGCCATGATGATGGCCTCCAACCCCGGATTTTTACTGACGGAAACGGGAACCTTGCAGGTTATCGGAAGAATTTCTCAATTCAGACTAAATACCGGGATTCCTGTGTGTTTTACCCTCGATGCCGGCCCGAATGTGCACCTGCTTTATCCAGAAAAAGATGAAATTGCTGTAAATGCATTTATCGAAAGGGAATTGTTAGTCTTTTGTGAAAATGACCGGATGATTGATGACAAGATGGGTATTGGCCCTAAAAAACTTTAA